GCCCGTCGAAAAGGAAGTACGCACCATTGAAGGTGTGAAGGAAATGCGATCCACCGCCTATGAAGGCGGGGCCAATGTGCTGCTTGAATTTGAGGCCGGCTTTGATTCCGACAACGCGCTGGACGACGTGCGCGAAAGAGTGGACACGGCCAAGCCTGAACTGCCGGATGACACAGACGAACCCAGCGTCAACGAGGTTAACCTCAGCCTGTTCCCGGTGCTGGTCGTTACCCTGTCCGGTGACGTGCCGGAACGCACGCTGCTGCGCCTTGCGCGTAACCTGCAGGACGATATCGAGGCCCTTCCGCCCGTTCTGGAAGCCAATATTCAGGGCGACCGCGACGAGACCGTGGAACTGGTCGTCGACCCCATGCTGGTAGACAGCTATGGCCTTCGCCCTGACAGCATTTTCAATGCCTTGAGCCGCTCCAACATTCTGGTGGCCGCCGGTGCAATGGATACCGGCAAGGGTCGTTTTTCGATCAAGGTACCGGGGTTGTTCGAGGATCTGGGCGACATTCTGCGTATGCCGCTAAAGGTCGAGGGTGACGCCGTCGTGACCATCGCCGACGTGGCGACGGTGCGCCGTACCTTCAAGGACCCGACCGTCTATGCCCGCGTCAACGGCGAACGGGCGATCACTCTGGAAGTCTCCAAGCGTGTTGGTGAAAACATCATCGAGACCATTGATCAGGTCCGTAACGTCGTTAACGAAGAGGCCAAGCATTTCCCCGAGGGGGTCAAGGTCGGCTTCAGCCAGGACCAGTCCGGCCAGATCAAGACCATGCTGACGGACCTGCAGAACAACGTGACCAGCGCCATCCTGCTGGTGATGATCATTGTCGTCGCCGCCCTTGGGCTGCGTGGCGGGTTGCTGGTGGGTGTCGCCATTCCCGGCTCCTTCCTGGCGGGTATCCTCGTGCTATATACCGCCGGGATGACGGTCAACGTCGTGGTTCTCTTCTCCCTGATCCTGGCCGTCGGCATGTTGGTGGACGGGGCCATCGTCGTGATCGAATATGCCGACCGGAAACTGGCGGAAGGCGAACCCAAGGAAGTGGCCTATGGGCTGGCCGCCAAGCGCATGGCCTGGCCGATCATCTCGTCGACGGCAACAACGCTGGCGGCTTTCCTGCCGCTGTTGTTCTGGCCCGGGATTGTCGGGGAATTCATGAAGTTCCTGCCAATCACCCTGATCGCGACGCTTACAGCATCGCTTGCCATGGCGCTGGTCTTTATCCCGGTGCTGGGCGCCAGCCTGACAACCGTCCTGCGTCTTGTGGTCATGATTGCCGCCGCTGGTGGCCTCGGGTCTCTTGGCGCGGGCATTGCCGCATCGGCCCTTGGGCAGAATTTGGCGCTTGTCGGCGGCATTCCGCTTGGCCTTATAGGCCTCATCGGCGGTTTCTGGCTGGGTGGTCTGTTCGGGCGTCTGCTGGAACAACGCAGTGCTGAACCGGAAGAGGCCCAACAGCTTTCCGCCAACCATGAAGGGGCAGCCCTGGAAAAGGTCAAAGGCCTGACCGGCGTATATCTGAAAGTGTTGCGCGGGGCGCTCCGCTATCCGGCCCTGGTTCTGCTCGGTGGCCTCGGGGTTCTGATCGTCACCTATGTCGTCTACGGGAAATTTGGCCATGGCGTGGAATTCTTTCCCGAGATCGAACCGGATCAGTCCGTCGTAGTCGTCCATGCCCGTGGCAATATGTCGGTCGATGAACGTAACGGCCTTGTCCTGCAGGTGGAAAAGCACATTCTCGACCTGCAACGGGAAAAGGGTGAGTTCAAGACCGTCTACGCAACGGCGGGAAATTTCCGCGCCCGCGACGATGAAGCCGAAGACGTCATCGGCAAGATCCAACTGGAATTTGCCGACTGGGAACAGCGTCGGTCCGCGGATGTG
The Aestuariispira ectoiniformans genome window above contains:
- a CDS encoding efflux RND transporter permease subunit, producing MSIIQSALSRARTVIALLVFILIAGSIAYVSIPKESDPDVNIPIIYVSLSHEGISPEDAERLLVRPVEKEVRTIEGVKEMRSTAYEGGANVLLEFEAGFDSDNALDDVRERVDTAKPELPDDTDEPSVNEVNLSLFPVLVVTLSGDVPERTLLRLARNLQDDIEALPPVLEANIQGDRDETVELVVDPMLVDSYGLRPDSIFNALSRSNILVAAGAMDTGKGRFSIKVPGLFEDLGDILRMPLKVEGDAVVTIADVATVRRTFKDPTVYARVNGERAITLEVSKRVGENIIETIDQVRNVVNEEAKHFPEGVKVGFSQDQSGQIKTMLTDLQNNVTSAILLVMIIVVAALGLRGGLLVGVAIPGSFLAGILVLYTAGMTVNVVVLFSLILAVGMLVDGAIVVIEYADRKLAEGEPKEVAYGLAAKRMAWPIISSTATTLAAFLPLLFWPGIVGEFMKFLPITLIATLTASLAMALVFIPVLGASLTTVLRLVVMIAAAGGLGSLGAGIAASALGQNLALVGGIPLGLIGLIGGFWLGGLFGRLLEQRSAEPEEAQQLSANHEGAALEKVKGLTGVYLKVLRGALRYPALVLLGGLGVLIVTYVVYGKFGHGVEFFPEIEPDQSVVVVHARGNMSVDERNGLVLQVEKHILDLQREKGEFKTVYATAGNFRARDDEAEDVIGKIQLEFADWEQRRSADVIHQDIRDRTAYLAGIWVEVKKAEEGPPTGKPVNVQISSRNPALLDPIIGKLRTKMEGMEGLVDVEDSRPIPGIEWVLTVDRAQAAKFGADVVSIGNFIQLVTKGLKISDYRPDDSDDEVDIVARYPEEYRTIDQLDRVNISTDKGLAPMGSFVQREAKQKTGLIRRTDAKRIMFVRADLKPGYLADDQVREIRSWLEAQNLPEGVDYVFKGEDEEQQKAQSFLMKAFAVALFLMAVILVTQFNSFYSAFLILFAVIMSTAGVLIGLLVINQPFGIVMSGIGVIALAGIVVNNNIVLIDTFDRLVHTEKDVRTAILLTGAQRLRPVMLTTVTTILGLIPMVTQTNIDFVSRHISVGAPSTQWWVQLATAIVFGLAFATVLTLVLTPCALMMRANISNWRAKKRALKEQKQFDQQAANDGELKGFQADAAE